Proteins encoded within one genomic window of Oncorhynchus mykiss isolate Arlee chromosome 27, USDA_OmykA_1.1, whole genome shotgun sequence:
- the LOC110507316 gene encoding coagulation factor IX isoform X1 gives MSQSDGWLLTVLLVSVGSLCESKVFLEQRHAVQLLRGPRRPRANFFLEEMMPGNLERECYEETCSQEEAAEIFQTKEKTMEFWYKYKNRNPCHHNPCKNGGICTIDRDGYLCLCPPRYDGKTCAIEVFECQFKNGGCLHYCTNQERTTGVQCSCAEGYQLDEDGKTCSETVAFPCGKKQSEASLGRSLLDESVPFTPTFRHSDMNLTITTEGERNSTSTLLAINSTQPGGNSTEYMEDVNEDTRIVGGQLERQGGSPWQVMLCREDGYGFCGGTLISQRWVVSSAHCMYKTPDHVTIGDYDKQRPDPDEQKIKVAKVVVHPHFHDYTFDSDIALVYLSSPVVLSPVAVPACLPNGQLASHLQREDVRGMVTGWGATQYLGHSSRFLRKVTLPVVDQQKCIGSTEQVITDNMFCAGYLEASLDACSGDSGGPFVVNYRGTWFLTGVVSWGEKCTTKGKYGIYTRLGNYLHWIQDTIERQVHNSTHK, from the exons ATGTCGCAGTCTGACGGTTGGCTCCTCACAGTACTTCTGGTCTCAGTCGGTTCCCTGTGTGAATCAAAAG TGTTTCTGGAGCAGAGGCATGCAGTGCAGCTGCTCCGAGGGCCCCGGCGGCCCAGGGCCAACTTCTTCCTTGAGGAGATGATGCCCGGCAACCTGGAGCGGGAGTGCTATGAGGAGACCTGTTCCCAGGAGGAGGCTGCCGAGATCTTCCAGACCAAGGAGAAGACG ATGGAGTTTTGGTATAAATATAAGA ATCGGAATCCTTGCCACCACAACCCATGTAAGAATGGAGGAATCTGCACAATCGATCGGGATGGATACCTCTGTCTGTGTCCCCCACGCTACGATGGGAAAACCTGTGCAATAG AGGTGTTTGAGTGCCAGTTTAAAAATGGAGGTTGTCTGCATTACTGCACCAACCAGGAGCGCACCACAGGGGTCCAGTGCAGCTGTGCAGAGGGTTATCAGTTAGATGAGGATGGCAAGACCTGCTCTGAAACAG TGGCGTTCCCTTGTGGGAAGAAGCAGAGTGAGGCTTCGCTGGGCCGCTCTCTACTGGACGAGTCCGTGCCCTTCACCCCGACCTTCCGCCACTCTGACATGAACCTCACCATCACCACGGAGGGGGAAAGGAACTCGACCTCCACCCTACTTGCGATTAACTCAACCCAGCCAGGGGGGAACAGCACCGAGTACATGGAGGATGTTAATGAAGACACCCGGATAGTAGGAGGGCAGCtggagaggcagggaggaagcCCATGGCAG GTCATGCTCTGTAGGGAAGATGGATATGGCTTCTGTGGGGGAACTCTGATCAGTCAGCGCTGGGTGGTCAGTTCCGCACACTGCATGTATAAAACCCCTGACCATGTGACTATCG GGGACTATGACAAGCAGCGTCCCGACCCAGATGAGCAGAAGATTAAGGTGGCCAAGGTCGTCGTCCACCCTCACTTCCACGACTACACCTTCGATAGCGACATTGCTCTAGTCTACCTCTCTTCCCCCGTGGTGCTGAGCCCTGTGGCGGTACCCGCCTGCCTTCCCAATGGTCAGCTGGCCAGCCATCTCCAGCGGGAGGATGTGAGGGGCATGGTCACAGGCTGGGGCGCCACACAGTACCTGGGGCACTCCTCACGCTTCCTGAGGAAAGTCACTCTGCCCGTGGTCGACCAGCAGAAGTGCATCGGCTCCACAGAGCAGGTCATCACGGACAACATGTTCTGCGCGGGCTACCTGGAGGCCAGCTTGGATGCCTGCAGTGGGGACAGTGGGGGTCCCTTTGTGGTCAACTACCGCGGTACCTGGTTCCTCACAGGGGTGGTGAGCTGGGGGGAGAAGTGTACCACCAAGGGGAAGTATGGCATCTACACCCGGCTAGGGAACTACCTGCACTGGATACAAGATACTATAGAAAGGCAGGTGCATAACAGTACACATAAATGA
- the LOC110507316 gene encoding coagulation factor IX isoform X2, with translation MEFWYKYKNRNPCHHNPCKNGGICTIDRDGYLCLCPPRYDGKTCAIEVFECQFKNGGCLHYCTNQERTTGVQCSCAEGYQLDEDGKTCSETVAFPCGKKQSEASLGRSLLDESVPFTPTFRHSDMNLTITTEGERNSTSTLLAINSTQPGGNSTEYMEDVNEDTRIVGGQLERQGGSPWQVMLCREDGYGFCGGTLISQRWVVSSAHCMYKTPDHVTIGDYDKQRPDPDEQKIKVAKVVVHPHFHDYTFDSDIALVYLSSPVVLSPVAVPACLPNGQLASHLQREDVRGMVTGWGATQYLGHSSRFLRKVTLPVVDQQKCIGSTEQVITDNMFCAGYLEASLDACSGDSGGPFVVNYRGTWFLTGVVSWGEKCTTKGKYGIYTRLGNYLHWIQDTIERQVHNSTHK, from the exons ATGGAGTTTTGGTATAAATATAAGA ATCGGAATCCTTGCCACCACAACCCATGTAAGAATGGAGGAATCTGCACAATCGATCGGGATGGATACCTCTGTCTGTGTCCCCCACGCTACGATGGGAAAACCTGTGCAATAG AGGTGTTTGAGTGCCAGTTTAAAAATGGAGGTTGTCTGCATTACTGCACCAACCAGGAGCGCACCACAGGGGTCCAGTGCAGCTGTGCAGAGGGTTATCAGTTAGATGAGGATGGCAAGACCTGCTCTGAAACAG TGGCGTTCCCTTGTGGGAAGAAGCAGAGTGAGGCTTCGCTGGGCCGCTCTCTACTGGACGAGTCCGTGCCCTTCACCCCGACCTTCCGCCACTCTGACATGAACCTCACCATCACCACGGAGGGGGAAAGGAACTCGACCTCCACCCTACTTGCGATTAACTCAACCCAGCCAGGGGGGAACAGCACCGAGTACATGGAGGATGTTAATGAAGACACCCGGATAGTAGGAGGGCAGCtggagaggcagggaggaagcCCATGGCAG GTCATGCTCTGTAGGGAAGATGGATATGGCTTCTGTGGGGGAACTCTGATCAGTCAGCGCTGGGTGGTCAGTTCCGCACACTGCATGTATAAAACCCCTGACCATGTGACTATCG GGGACTATGACAAGCAGCGTCCCGACCCAGATGAGCAGAAGATTAAGGTGGCCAAGGTCGTCGTCCACCCTCACTTCCACGACTACACCTTCGATAGCGACATTGCTCTAGTCTACCTCTCTTCCCCCGTGGTGCTGAGCCCTGTGGCGGTACCCGCCTGCCTTCCCAATGGTCAGCTGGCCAGCCATCTCCAGCGGGAGGATGTGAGGGGCATGGTCACAGGCTGGGGCGCCACACAGTACCTGGGGCACTCCTCACGCTTCCTGAGGAAAGTCACTCTGCCCGTGGTCGACCAGCAGAAGTGCATCGGCTCCACAGAGCAGGTCATCACGGACAACATGTTCTGCGCGGGCTACCTGGAGGCCAGCTTGGATGCCTGCAGTGGGGACAGTGGGGGTCCCTTTGTGGTCAACTACCGCGGTACCTGGTTCCTCACAGGGGTGGTGAGCTGGGGGGAGAAGTGTACCACCAAGGGGAAGTATGGCATCTACACCCGGCTAGGGAACTACCTGCACTGGATACAAGATACTATAGAAAGGCAGGTGCATAACAGTACACATAAATGA